In a single window of the Tellurirhabdus bombi genome:
- a CDS encoding glycosyl hydrolase encodes MKKHTLSALLIAALMSGSTLSFAQAKWPAITQQTKPWTRWWWMGSAVNDKDLTRLMEQYQKAGLGGVEITPIYGVKGEEKQFINFLSPKWMDALTHTLKEADRLGMGVDMAQASGWPFGGPWVTSADACKYVAYKTYNLKEGDKLKEAVTYTQEPLMRIIGEKIDIKKLVEPITKNPNLQLHAFDQVRFEKPLPLQALMAYSDKGQSLDLTTKVDAKGNLNWTAPAGSWTLYAVFEGWHGKMVERAGPGGEGDVIDHFSKKATQNYLARFDQAFKGYNLKSLRAFFNDSYEVDDANGESNWTPAMFEEFKKRRGYDLEANLPALFGKDSEDKNKRVLSDYRETISELLLENYTKTWSEWAKGKGKIIRNQAHGSPANILDLYAITDIPEIEGTDILRIKFASSAANVTGKKLTSSESATWDNEHFLSKLSDIKKDMDLFMLGGVNHTFYHGTNYSPQSAKWPGWLFYAAVHFNPNNSFWTDFSKLNQYVARSQSFLQAGKPNNDVLVYLPIYDSFTRKGKVLLQHFDGIDHGFKGLPVEKHAEKLWEKGYGFDFISDKQLLGVTAANKALQTGGNTYQTVFVPEAQYMPLATFQQLVKLAEAGANVVFAGSLPEDVPGLSSLDSRRATFKQAVSGLKFTDAGKGVQKATVGKGAFWVGKDADEVLASAGIKRESLVDNGLQFVRRSHAKGHYYFMANWGDKAVDGWVPIQTAAQSVALYDPMTEKLGMASVRTNNGVNEVYLQLAPGESCVLETFTNLVNGPAYTYAKPVGSKQDIKGTWDVSFISGGPTLPAKKQTEKLGSWTDLGGDDVKKFSGTADYTISFPMPDGNAEGWLLDLGKVAESAKIMLNGKEVGTLLGPTYQIFIPKSQFKGTNTLSVKVSNSMANRISDMDRNKEIWKKFYNINMSPRLKENRGDDGNFTAEKWDTKDSGLLGPVTLTPATTSAKAQ; translated from the coding sequence ATGAAGAAACATACGCTATCGGCCTTGCTTATCGCAGCTTTGATGAGCGGCTCGACGCTTTCGTTTGCACAGGCAAAATGGCCGGCCATTACGCAGCAAACCAAACCCTGGACGCGCTGGTGGTGGATGGGTAGCGCCGTCAACGACAAAGACCTGACCCGGCTGATGGAGCAATACCAGAAAGCCGGTCTGGGCGGCGTCGAAATTACGCCCATCTATGGCGTGAAAGGTGAGGAAAAGCAGTTTATTAATTTCCTGTCGCCCAAGTGGATGGACGCCCTGACGCACACGCTGAAGGAAGCTGATCGTTTGGGCATGGGCGTTGACATGGCGCAGGCTTCGGGATGGCCCTTTGGCGGCCCGTGGGTTACGTCGGCGGATGCCTGTAAGTACGTGGCCTACAAAACCTATAACCTGAAAGAAGGCGACAAGCTGAAAGAAGCGGTTACGTACACGCAGGAGCCGTTGATGCGGATTATTGGGGAGAAAATTGACATCAAAAAACTAGTCGAGCCAATTACGAAAAACCCGAATCTGCAACTCCACGCGTTCGATCAGGTGCGTTTTGAAAAGCCGTTGCCCCTACAGGCGTTGATGGCTTATTCGGACAAAGGCCAAAGCCTTGACTTAACTACCAAAGTGGACGCCAAAGGTAACCTGAACTGGACCGCTCCGGCAGGCTCCTGGACGCTGTATGCAGTGTTTGAAGGCTGGCACGGCAAGATGGTAGAACGGGCCGGTCCGGGTGGCGAAGGCGATGTAATCGACCACTTTTCGAAGAAGGCTACCCAGAATTACCTGGCGCGTTTTGATCAGGCGTTTAAAGGCTACAACCTGAAATCGCTGCGGGCGTTTTTCAATGATTCCTATGAAGTAGATGATGCGAACGGCGAAAGCAACTGGACGCCCGCCATGTTCGAAGAGTTTAAAAAACGGCGCGGCTACGACTTAGAAGCCAATTTGCCGGCGCTTTTCGGCAAAGATTCGGAAGATAAAAACAAGCGGGTGCTGAGCGATTACCGCGAGACAATTTCGGAGTTGTTACTGGAAAATTACACCAAAACCTGGAGCGAATGGGCGAAAGGAAAAGGGAAAATTATTCGAAATCAGGCGCATGGATCACCGGCTAACATCCTGGATTTGTATGCCATTACCGACATCCCCGAAATTGAAGGAACCGACATTCTGCGCATCAAATTTGCTTCGTCGGCGGCCAACGTAACGGGCAAAAAACTAACTTCTTCGGAGTCGGCTACCTGGGACAATGAGCACTTCCTGTCAAAGCTGAGCGACATTAAGAAAGACATGGACCTGTTCATGCTGGGAGGCGTTAACCACACGTTTTACCACGGCACCAACTATTCGCCCCAGAGTGCAAAATGGCCGGGTTGGTTGTTCTACGCGGCGGTTCATTTTAACCCCAACAACTCGTTCTGGACCGATTTCAGCAAGTTGAACCAGTACGTGGCGCGTAGCCAGTCGTTCCTGCAAGCGGGAAAACCGAACAACGACGTGCTGGTTTATCTGCCAATTTACGACTCATTTACCCGGAAGGGGAAAGTGCTGCTCCAACATTTTGACGGTATCGACCACGGCTTCAAAGGCTTACCAGTTGAGAAACACGCCGAAAAATTGTGGGAGAAAGGCTACGGATTTGATTTTATTTCGGACAAACAATTGCTGGGCGTAACGGCGGCGAACAAGGCGTTGCAGACCGGCGGCAATACCTACCAAACCGTTTTTGTTCCGGAAGCGCAGTACATGCCGCTGGCTACCTTCCAGCAGTTGGTGAAGCTGGCCGAGGCGGGGGCTAACGTGGTTTTTGCCGGTAGTCTACCGGAAGATGTGCCGGGCCTGAGCAGTCTGGATAGCCGTCGCGCCACGTTTAAACAGGCAGTTTCCGGTCTGAAATTTACGGATGCCGGGAAAGGTGTACAAAAGGCGACAGTCGGTAAAGGCGCGTTCTGGGTTGGTAAGGACGCCGACGAGGTGCTGGCATCGGCGGGAATCAAGCGGGAATCGCTGGTGGACAACGGCCTTCAGTTTGTGCGTCGGAGCCACGCCAAAGGGCACTATTATTTTATGGCCAACTGGGGCGATAAAGCCGTAGATGGCTGGGTGCCCATCCAGACCGCTGCTCAATCGGTGGCGCTTTACGATCCGATGACGGAGAAGCTGGGCATGGCTTCGGTGCGTACCAACAATGGCGTGAACGAAGTGTACCTGCAACTAGCGCCGGGTGAATCCTGCGTTCTGGAAACGTTTACGAATCTGGTCAATGGTCCGGCGTATACCTATGCCAAGCCTGTTGGCTCCAAGCAGGATATCAAAGGCACCTGGGACGTGAGTTTTATCTCCGGTGGACCTACTTTACCCGCTAAAAAACAGACCGAAAAGCTAGGCTCCTGGACGGATTTAGGCGGCGATGACGTGAAGAAATTCTCCGGTACGGCTGACTATACCATTTCCTTTCCTATGCCGGATGGCAACGCCGAAGGCTGGCTGCTGGATTTAGGCAAAGTCGCCGAAAGCGCCAAAATAATGCTGAATGGCAAGGAGGTAGGCACATTGCTGGGACCAACGTATCAGATTTTTATTCCGAAAAGCCAGTTTAAAGGCACCAATACCTTGTCGGTTAAAGTTTCCAATTCGATGGCCAACCGCATTTCGGACATGGATCGGAATAAGGAAATCTGGAAGAAGTTTTACAACATCAATATGTCGCCACGGCTGAAAGAAAACCGGGGGGATGATGGAAACTTCACGGCGGAAAAATGGGACACTAAAGACTCTGGCTTGCTAGGGCCAGTAACATTAACGCCCGCAACAACCTCCGCAAAGGCACAATAG